Part of the Marasmius oreades isolate 03SP1 chromosome 5, whole genome shotgun sequence genome is shown below.
TCGCGATGATGGTACGCTGACTGGCTCTGAAGGAGTGATAAGAGGGGATGGCTTCCGTTCTTCTTGCTCGCGGGTGGTGTAGGTGGGCAAAGAGTGCTTGTCGAATCAACAGGGGTGGGTGGTAGTGGGACAACCGGAGGTTTTGATCCGAGTAGTGTAGCGTCGGAAGACCTGTTGGATCCAACGTTTGCAGTTTTCTACTGCTGGTTTCTCCTTCAAATAACGTGGTGATAGCCTTCAACCACCGCTTTCCTTCTCTCGTCGCCTGAACGTGTTGGGGGAGTTGGCCATTGACAAGGGGAACACCGCGGTAGTTCTTGATTTGAGCGGCCCAACCGGTTTGTTCGTGGGGGAAAGAATTTATGTTGAAGGCTATGTGACAGAATGACGATGAGGTCGTTTCAGACTCAGCCCGCGATTCGATTCCATACCGAACAACGAACCATGTGGACTGCCCCCCTCTCCCCCATCACCTTCTTCAGAACAACTCCGCTCCAACAGTATGGGATGACGAACGGTCCTTTGAGAGCCTGGGGAATAATCACCAATCGCCCGGCGAGCCCGCAGATGCGTTGTTCTTGATTCAACTTCTGGCCTTTTCCCAACGATTTTTCCTTCACCCCATTGTTCTTTTCTCTCAACGATGTACATTCTCCCCTGCCCTCTGTGGCAACTTCGGCAACGACACTGGGAAACTTTCGTTTCATCCATCATTCCTAGACCACTCTCCGATACTGTCATTGGCACCCCACCTCCCTAATGCCCTAAGCTACAGCTAGATTAACGGAGGAGGGCCCATGCGAGAGATACCCCTCATGTCGGAATATAGATAGAACGAGGGGTGGAAATATGGTTGGGGAGACTTTTGGTGAGAAGCAGTATCGCTGAACGTGCAGCTGGATTTGCAGGAAAAGAGCTCGGAAAAACGCAGGGGCGTAGAGCGAGAGAAAGATTGGACTGTGTATGCATTATCGATCAGGAACGCCTCCGAGAGTAGAAGGACTTGCCGCAAGCAAGATTTGGGATATTTTCAATCGGCACCATGAGTACGAGTGAAGAGCCGATTCTTTGAATCTCCAGCCGATTACTACCGGTGGCAGTTTGGGGGACATGGGTCCGGTGAACGTTCCCAGCTTGACATGAGTTTTCGAATATAGGTTTCCCATCACTGACTTCTTCAGGTGGACGCTTCACATGGGAGACTGTCCGCACATGACGAATTTTGGCCATGGTCATTAAGCGTGTGAAGATGGGTCGCGTCGAATTgaaggaggggaagagaGAAAGGCCGTCAAATGAGGGACAACGAAAAtgaggagaaggaaaaaaggaagaaagtAATGAGCTGTGACAGGGATGGCCCAGACTGAGAGCCTCAAGCACGTCACACGTATCAGGATGGTTCAGGTATCTCGCCATCGCCATCATCCTACGGTAATCGAGGGAAAGGGAGTTTTGAATCTGAAGCAGCAGATGTCCGGAGAAGAAGCGTGTGCACAGGAACTGCGTGCCTGTAGTCTGAAAATGCCTCATCGCCATCTTGCGCAAACGACAGTAATGGAGACTCCAACAATCCCATATCGACAGTTGCCATCCTTGGAGAGCTAGAGGGAGATATGTGACACTTTTGAAGCAGGAATATCAGTGGATTTCGCTAGGAAACCAAATAGAAATTTCGTACTTTCACTTTCTTCGCCTACTCCTCTACTCCTCTTTTTTGCATCCAAACATCACGGATGACCTTCCGCTGTCCACCATTGTCGACAAAGAGAAGTTGCCCTGAGAATACGGGTATTCAGTCGAGGGAGTGACAGACATGCTGTTTATTTCAGCTGCGCTTCATTAGAGTTGGCGGGACGATGGATAGATGACCTTCATCAGCGTCACCCGTTACCCATGTCGTGACTCTGCAGTCGTATTTTTGTTATGCCGATTGGAAGAGCCGCGGGGTCATATACATATAGATAAGTAGCATGAGGTGCTTTGCTCTAAATCTTGCACTTTCAAAGCTGGTCCTTGTGTTGCAATATGTTCTCAGAGGTGAAATGTTCGGCGCTTCACTTCAAGTCACTTTCCTCtgcctcaaggcctcaaccTTCAACCTGTCTACTATATTCGGGAGACTCAAATTGAACCGCTTGCCCATCATAAATCAACACTCTGTCCAGCTTTGCTACACTCTTTCCCCCCCTTTCGTCACTTCACATGAGGCATGAGCTtcaaaagaaacagaaacttCCAAGTAAACGACAGTGTCGTCAACGATAGTTCAGGAAACGGGAATACTTTTTCGACACATGTTGGGGACAACTACCATCAACATTTCTCTAGAACTGGTACGTCGACCTACGCCAACCCATCGGGATGATAACAAACAATATTCGAATCGCGTTCTCTTTTGCCAGAGTCAAATTTGTCGAGCCGGGTCGCCTTCAACGCTCTTCATGATGCAGAAGCTCGTTACCCTCAGCCCAACATTCTAGCGGGTACTCGGGAAGAGATTATCGGGAAACTGACCCATTGGTGCGAGGATGACTCGAAGAGCAGCAGAGTGTATTGGGTCAATGGTGCTGCTGGAGTAGGGAAGTCTGCGATTGCACAAGCACTTTGTGAAAAGTACACCCAAACCGGAAAACTAGCAGCCGCATTCTTTTTTTCGAGGAACGATTCCAGTCGGGACAAGCTTGATCCATTTGTCGCTACCATTGCCCATCAGCTTGCGACTTGCAAAGCCTTTAAATCCCTTATCACACCCCTCATCGAGCACGTCATCCACTCAACGCCTGGGATCCTGCATAAAAATCTGGAGGATCAGTTCAAAATGTTAATACAAGAACCGTGTGCTCAAGTAGACCCAAGGAATTGGGCTCAGCTTCCACGACTTGTCATCCTCGATGGCGTCGACGAATGCATCGATGTGAACTCTCAGAAGAGACTGCTCCAGATGATTCAAAACGCGACCCCCACTCTTCCCCTCGACTTTCTCATACTCAGCCGACCGGAATCACATATCTCTGACACATTCTCTCTCGAATCATTTACTCCAAGTCCTTCTCGCTTGGCGTTGGGTGATTTCACCGAGTCGGTTCGGGCTGATATTAAACGATATCTTTGCCATGAATTTGCTCGCATCCGACAGGAGCATCGACGCACCCTAGACAGTTCATTGCAGGCTTCGTGGCCTGGTGACTCCGTGATTGACCAGCTGGTATCCAAAGCCACTGGACAGTTCATGTTTGCAAGAACCACAACGACGTATATCGACACAGGAAAAGCGCCCGCGACACCCGTGCTGCGGTTGGACATTATACTTCATGCCAAAAGAGTGGTGAATTCTTCGTCTCCCTACCCCGACCTGGATCTGCTATATTCTCAGATTCTAAAATACTGTGGCTATGAAGGCAGGAAGCTTCGGGAGATTTTGCGGTTGATAGTGAGCCCTTTTGATAAGGTGAAAATTCTGGAATCTCCTTTTCGGTTACATGACTCGCCTCCAGTTTTACAAAGCTTATGGGCTCTTGAAAAACTTCTGGAAATGAGCCAAGGCGAGGCCGCTGCCCTCTTGTCTGGCTTACATTCGATTCTCGCCATACCTACGTCCAAAACAGAGAATATAGTTGTTCTGCATGCATCCTTTTCCGAGTTTCTCCTCGACAAACAGCGTGCAGGTGTGTACTATGTGGGGTCAAAGCTTTCCTCCCAGGAGTGGTTCCAATTACTCATTCCATGCCAAATTCGAATGCTTTCCCGTTATTGTGTCGAAGACAATCATTGGTCTACGCAAAGCCCCAAAATCCATGGCCAACCAATTGATGGGGTTGACGATGGCGATCTCGGTTCACTCAACGTTTGGAAGTGTCTATACGAAAGTTTTACAAGTATCGCTGTCAATAAACAGATCACAGCGGCTCTCAATGTATTCGATCCCCATCTGTACCTCACTGCAATAATTCACTGGTATGTACTCCACTATATCATCAACCGGGTGGTACCAGTAAGAGCCAAGGCTCAACTTCATACTACACACAAATAGGGGTTACAAACTGCTTTCTGCTGGATGGGGGCGCCCGCCCATTTTCAAGGTTAATAAAGGATTCGAAGCTTACACCTACGACGTACGTACCTTCGTTATTGGTCCCGGTCGTATTGCGATTCTCACATCTGGCCTGCGTCCAGCAAAACTATATAGTATCAGTGGAAATGCAAATAAGGATGTTCCACGATGCTTATCGAATGTTATTGAAGGTATTTTCGGTGATCTCCTTCAATGAGGGTGATGGACGACCAATGACAGTTTTTTTAGATATCCGATAATCGCTCTCGTAGCTCCCTTCAAGATTTCTTCATCAGATGCAAGTCTTTCTTCCGCGGTTTCTACGTGTCATTCCCTAGTCACATTAGCGGCGCTGTAAAATACATGCTCGTCATATGCCATTTGGCCATCTCCAGCTCCCGAGACGCCTACCCTCTCATTGGGGCAGCAGAGCCAATTATGTTCCGCTACCCTGATCGCAAGTGGATGATCCGAGTCCTGCCTTCTAATAGTGGCGTCGCGATTCCATCCAGATGGGAGGTCAAATACATCGACCCAACCGAAGGGGAACTTCTTCGCAAGCTTCTTCCACTCCCTCGCTTCGATTTGTCGATTAACTCACAAAGTATCATGGAAGCTTTGGGTTCGACTGAAATTGAACGCTGGACGTATGAAATCGCTCGGTTGGATTGGGAAACGGTGACTATTCCACTAGTCGTCTACTATCGCGATTCGTCTAATATCTTGTCAGACATGGATAACATATTTGCTTGGAAAGCTGGCTGGTTCAATACCGGGGAAGTGGGTGATGAGTTTGAAGGTAGTCTTAGAAGAAGACGATTCAGAAGACGAACACGATTCGGAGAACCAAAAACTTCCTGAACGTAGGTCAACGCGATTACGTAGAATTCCCTAAGCCCAAAGTTCTTTGGTATCAAAAAAGTAAAACATAACAGCCTACTGGATCTTCTACAACAATGCAATATTCTCATTCTGAACAAAAGCGACTATAAGTACAGTGAACAGAAACCATAAAATCGCCCTCTCCCGACTATTCTTACATTCATAAATACTGGGCCCGCTCCCCACACGACCCGCAAACCAATCAAAACGTCGATTCCCAAAACCCAACGCCATTCTCTTCGTTCAATTTGACCAATAAGACGTCCAGCTCCACCCATCATGCGGATGAGAAAGGACTTGGACACTGCAATCACCCAAGGCACAACGCCAATCGTAGAACCAGGATCATGCGTTTTGTCGCGTACAAGATAGCGATGAGGATCATGGGAGACTTTGGCGATGGACACAGAGATGAACGTAATCGAAGCCACTATCACCAAGCTCCATTTCGCAGTGAACACACTGAAAACAACAAAACCTCCAGTGTAAAGGAACAACTGCGCGGAGTTAGGGTAAACGTAGGTATAACAATGGTCAGGAAACATGGCAACCAGACCCTCATCGCCCTTCGCCCACATATTAAACCTCCAATACATTCGTTGATCCCCCATACCACCACGGATGTGTGGCTATCATATCAGATGCTGTTTcgaatcctttcttttcctcagcgACAACAAATCGCGCTTTCGGATACAGAAATCAATATCCTCCCCACTACCAGTCTTGGGAAACCGAAAGTCATATTTCAATCCATCGTTGTTACGACGGGCGATAAGGCAGGATCCAGCTTAACCTCGCGGTACAGGGGTACCCCTTCCGTATTATTGATGACTTCAGCGTACCCGCTCCGTATCCTCTTCTCGAAGAAGAAATCGAATCGCCGACTGGAGGGTTCGATTTTGTATACATCGATAAATCGCATGAAGCCGACAATACGTTCCTCGACGCTGAACTAGCCTGGCGTCTGACTCGACCTGGCGCATTGGTCGTGTTTGACGATTATGGATGGACCACGGATCCAGCTGAGAGTATCCACCATCCAAAGCGTGGAATCGATGGGTTTTTAGCTCTCCACCACGACGAATATGACGTTCTCCATCGTGGGTACCAGGTCATCGTGCGGAAGACGGGGGAGATGAGGATTGGGTTTTTGGCCAAGATGGCACCCGCCTCTCTGCCGATGTCGGGAACGAGTCGCCTATCAACATCGCCTTTTGCACCAACTCTTCTTATGCTATGCCAACCGCTGTTGCGGTTATCTCTGAGATTGAAGCTACAGCTGGGAAATGGATGTCGTTTTACATCGTAGACTGTGGGTTGTCATTTAACGACAAGGAGACGATGAAGGAAGTTTTTCCTCCTTCGAATCGGAGGGTAACCATCAGCTTCATAGAGTTGCCTGATGGATCTGATGGATCTAAGGGACGACAGGATCCAAGCTGGGCGAAAATTGATGCACTCGGTCATCTGCCTATCGAATGGGTGTTGCTTCTCGATTCTGACATCCTAGTATGCCATGATCTGGGAGAGTTGTGGAATTTGGATCTGCAGGGGAAGCCATTTGCAGCGGCAAGGGATGTTGGGTTTCCGATGGGCCATGAAGGCGTTCAAAGAGGAGGACCGTACTTCAACGCTGGAGTGATGCTGATTGATTTGGCAAAATTTCGTACCCGTTTGGATTCCTTGGTCGAGGTCGTTGGAGAAAGACCACAGACGGCCTACAAGGATCAGGACGCTTTGGACGACTTCTTCCATGGGGAATGGCAGGAGATCGGCGTTGAATGGAATGCGACGGGTTTAGGAACCTATGCGAAGATGCATGCGGCGGATCGTGCTGCTGTATGGCCCAATGGGGAGTTGGATAAGCTCAAGCGCAGTGCAAAAATCGTGCACTTTACAGGACCTGTGCACCCTAGCTTGTCCAGGGTCCTTGACGAGTACAACCAGCCCTGGACTAGTAAGCCGTGGGGTTATGCTGGTGCACCAGGTCATCCATTTGCCAGTGATTGGTTTTGCAGTACTTGGGAGAACGGCGTGGAAAGATTGGGTAGGGTCCAATGAAACCGGCGCTTGGGTAAGCTAGGTTTCACGCAGAGTCAAACCCTCGAAATAACAGGTATAAGACGTGCAATTTCAAGAGTTCTAACCTACTCTATCTAGTTgctactccttatatactctAGATATATCTGAGACCCAAATAAACATAAACCAATACTGTGAGAATGGAGAGATTCGAGGATGTAACCATCCTGCGCGTTACATACGCCCTCCTGGGCTACGAAGTAGGACATAAGAGATATACGAGAGGGTAATAGGAGTTTTTTCGAAACAAAACTTTAATCAAAAATAAGCCGTATCCCAATAGAAATATGAAGAGAACGAATGAAAATGAATAAAACACGGCATCACAAAAAACCCACTGAATAAAACTCTATTCATCAACAACAATGGCGGAGGAGGACATCAGGAACTTACCAATTTGGTGGTGGGGACTTTTTacggctttttggggcttgtacaagccaacaagtcgCCAGCCACCAGTCATGTCTGATTCCCGACCAGCTCCATTTTGCTCGGGTCCGTCCGCCAAGATTTTCTGGTCAACATACATTTTTGAGATAACCTCCGCTGCTGGGGGTCCTTGGTGAGCAAATAACATATTTTAGACTTTAGACAAGTTGTTTTAAATCTATTTTATGGAGTATAGCTGCGATGTACAGACAAGCTGGTGGACTGCTGAACTTGCGAGCTGGTCAAACCGGCTGAAAAGCCCCGAAAAGCCCTTAAAAGCCGAGAAAGCTCACCACTAAATTgggtaagttgctgatggaGGCTTGACCGGCGCCATTGAGAAGCTCTTCTCGACCTTTAGCTTTCTCAATCTTGGCTTTAGCGATGGGATCAACATAACCGAAACCTCCCGCGCCAAATTGGGTGGCCTCCTTGTAAGCCTTCCTTTCGGCACGATCTCTGAATGCCCTGTTTCTAAACTTGTTGACACGAAGAGCGTCTTGACTGGCAAGACGAGAGAGCTGTTCGTACTCGGTACGAGGGACAGAGATATGCCCGGGCAAGAGAATCTCGCCCTCGACGCATTGACGCAACTCAACGCCGAAAAGTTCCGGCGGAGGTGAGGGTTTGTCGAGGTGAAGAATGGGGGATCTATCGTTAGGGTCGCTCTCGTTCCTTTTGTAACTGTAGTCCCAATCCGCAAGCTTGAAATTGTCAACACAATTGTTGAAAAGCGCAGCGAAAAATTGATAACTGGGCCCGGGGGCGTACTCGAGCGAGTGCTGTTTCTCGCGGAAATCTTGATCATGCTTAAGGTAAAAATTGACGGCTACGGCGGGCTCACGAACGTGTCCGAGGATTGGATCGTTGTAGTGGAAAATAGTGGGGTGAGCGCGCTGGATACAACCATCGCCCGCAAAATGGCCAAGTCTATAGACGATCTGTGGGGCTGGCGTGCTTTTGGGTGGCATGATAGGAGATGGAGATCTGGCGAGTTTTGTTATGGTGGGAGACAGTGGGAAGGAGGCGAAAATGTCGaggggaggaagatggtTAGAAGGACGAGGCGACGACGAGAGAGAGTGGGTTGAAGAGGTAAAATTGTCGTCGCTGTCGTTAATATAAGCTTTTTCAAGTTCTAACCCTAATTCAAGATAAGAAACCATAAGGCCATCATCCTGAGTGGAGTCCTCCATTCCTGATTTTCTAGATAAGTTGGAGACATCAGATACTCCAACAAGATCTAGATATTCCCTTAGACATGGTAACCCGTCCAATTCCTGATACGGCATCCATGTTTTATCGCCAGTACTCCAACGAACCCTGAAGATTGATTGTTCTCTTGCGCCAGAATGTGTTTCGATTGCGTCGATCTTCCACTGGTCTTCTGCCTGTGGAGTCAACAGACCATGTAGCACTATTATAATAAGTCCCAGTATTTATATCCCTCCCTATTATAACAGTTTACCGTTATATCCCCAAGCTTACACCCAATTATAATGGGACAGATGTAGAGGTTCCTGCCCAAAATTAATTGGGTGGTTCCCCACTGCCACTGTGCCATGCAGATAGCGGAACCGGGTCAAAGCCACGTTGTTTTTATTTCGATGATGTCACTGATTGCCGCCGGCCGGAAATTCTGGAAACCTAAATATGGTTTCACGTTGGTTTCGGTGGTTTGACATACACTAACCCCCACATATAGAGCTAAAGACTGGGGAGATATCACAGTTTTTGTGTACAAGTTTGACTGTGGGTCAAGCAGTGCAACCCGGGTGTGCCTGCACAAAATGAATTAAAAAAAACATCAAAAGTAGCTTAATTTGGCGTTAATATTTCCGAGAGATCTGGAAGACAATACAGTATAGGTACGGATCAGTTCGAAAGTTGAATAAAGGCCCCACTGTACATGTTGTGGCCCTTGGGCACGACAAGAAACATGGCGGGCAACATATTTCTTGATGTTGGCTGCCCGGCCCGGGACCCAGATGTCCAGAAATGTCGCGAAAAACTTTTAAATAAATCAGAGCACTCGACATACATCAGCCAGGCCTTAGATATTTTAAAGTCAGAGTATTATCATTAGGATCTGTGACAGAAAAATTTACCGGCTCCACCATAATGATATTGAAAAAGTCGGACTTGGGAGGCAAAGAAAACAGGTAAATCAGCTTCATTAACTACCGATGGTTCACtgacttttcctttctacaAGCCTCCAACAGGAAAAAAATTTGGGACAACTTCCAGTGCATGTAAACTACTTGGGGAAgttctgttgttgttgttttaTGCACATCAGGGCCATGATACTAACCCAACTGCCAATTTTCAGTATGTTCAGATTTTGCTAACATATCTTCTGCAGACTCATAGAGATAAATACAGACTATTTTATGTGGACACATGCTTGTGACTATTTAAAtctctcttttttctttactACACAAAAGGTCAAAGGTAGTAGGAAGGCCTCAGACTCATCACTCGATGTGGGAAAAAACATATGGCCGAAAAACCCGGGCCGGTATTAAATGTATATTGCCTCCCTAAGTCTATTTACATGTTCCACAAGGTGGTGGGGGCGCAATGGGGGGGAAAAAACATATGTATTCTAATTTCTCATGCTCACCCTCAGCCACAATCCGGCCCAGCCATTCGGTTATTCAGGAACCTGCAGTAGCTAATAAGGATGCCAGCCACCCCAATATTATTGGGAGACCTAGCGAAGGTGGGATGCAGCACATGCACAGGCTCTATTATAATAGGGAGGGACAGTGTTATTGGACTCTGttatttttatgctacatGGACTCCTCGTGGAGTCTCACCTAGTTGTCCTTCCATCCTTCCAGGAAACCTACGATCATCATTGGGGACATGTATCCGGAGGAGAGACGCATGAAATACCGGGTGAACACCTCTTTGTCGGAAACTCGAAGGTAGATCGACTTTGAAGGAATGATTCCCGTAATCTTTAAGTATTTTATACGGTCCAATGTATTTAGGAACTAACTTACGAGCAAGTCCTTTTTCAAAAGATAAGTTCTTTGTCGATACGTACACTAAGTCGTCTTCTTTGAATGGTTCGTTACGCCGTCGGCGGTTTGCCAGCCGAATTTGTTTCACTCGGGAGCTTAAAATGCTATCATGAGCTTGCATCAATGCTAAACGTCTTTGGCGAGCGAAAACACGGACAGATGGATACTCATCTGAGACATTGGAGCTCCAGATCATCGATCTGGGCATCTGACCAGAGTTTAGAAAGAATGGAGCGTAACCAGTAGACTCCAAACGCGCACTGTTAATTGCAAATTCCACAGTCGGCAGCTTCGAAACCCAGTCCTTTTGATTTGGGGACACACATTGACGAAGCATTTgggtaattgtctgattggcACGTTCGGTCGCTCCATCTGACTGGGGATGATAAGCACTTGACATACCTAACTTGATGCCAATCAGTTCATGCAATCTCTGCCAGAAGATGCTAGTAAATAACGAGTCTCcatctggaaaatccagatttattaattagtatgaattagtactaattaataataatcgatactaattggcactaattcaattagtatgaattagtactaattagtatgaatttgctaggttatcaaattaattcgtactaattagtatgaattcatactaattagtaggcattagtaggtaaataaatTGTACATACTTCTGTATAGTGTACTATTTTATTACTATACTATATACTACATAGTGTACTGTTTTATTAGTATACTATactatgatattttgaagtagaacctaactaattttacttacttacatttattagtattagaactacacttgtccgaaatttttcaagtccgaaattttttctaagtccactatgcatacaaatataatagatatacttatatatatcctattaaagagttacaataaggttatagtagtaacggtgcttatacttataattttccttagaccgggattgaacctggtgctagcagttatgattgtgttacaccggcgggtaccccatataagcggtaacttgtatttcatcagttcctggtcaatttagatgattctggggtggttttgggggtttttctaccccctgaattcgattttgagcttatctaattgttcccatcactccttgaagagatagtgcttgtactgtgttgcaaaacagtgtatatcatgtattttaatgagaactgattcaatccatgttcatctgggatgttttctagggttctttgaccctctgaatctgattctggccttagttattttttcccaccactccctgaattgatatcattgtttggccagaattttaaccatttcagcactgtataaccatggttgatgataaaaatattggaggtgggtagaactatgtatttttgggtgctgaactcgaatttccaatcagcttgatgataggatgtctccctactgcactataaataaataaaatttattccaaaatatcggaaataatatccatttatttcaatgaaaactgatccattttgtgtaatcctgggctggtttctagggtttcctgaccctctaaatttgactatgaggttagctaagctctcccacccctcccagaattgatactctggtgtgattcaatttctgatcaatccagcactgtctgagtaaggtaggtgatagaaatgggtgagatgggtggtagtatgtgtttttgggtgcagaatccaaatccacaatcagattgatgataggatgtttccctgtgacaatataaatgaaaatattttatgcccaaatattggaaataatagatattcaataaagaaggcaaatcaaatattgaatcacagggaatttgggggaatgttctggatatatgtaacgcctgcctaccaatttttggaccttagaagtgacagctgacccccctaggcaaaaaaatgctaaaaaagcgaaaaataatagtttggcctagtagtaccatcagaatggacttcaagtactgttttagaccagtgttctgctttctttgtaaatgtcttcagtgatagaaactcttactacactgtcttctaatataaatctaatttacccctgcaattctgtgtaataacctatgcaaaccttttgccccaattgccccaattagtgattagtatataaagtgtggttttctctaccattttgggtgattacttatggaaaaactcatataactttttgcccaattagtgccaattagtgtcaattagtgattagtatcaattaatagaaattagttttggattagtatcaattagttttggattagtacagattattactaattattactaattactactaatatataaagtatgattttctgggtgattacttatggaaaaactcatataactttttgcccaattagtgccaattagtgccaattagtgtcaattagtgattagtatgaattaatagaaattagttttggattagtacagattattactaattattactaattagtactaattagtaaagtaggttttctctgatgtcGGTCGCTGACAATCTTCCGAGGAAGTCCATGTAGCTTGTATACGTGTTCAAACATCAGTTCGGCAACTTGACGAGCAGTATAGGTTGTTCGGCACGGTACTAGATGGACCATAGATGTAAATAGATCGATGATTACAGTTATCGAGTTGAAGCTTCCGTCTCGATTCTTCGATTCCGGTAGCGGTCCAACAAAATCCACTCCGATGGCGTCCCAAGGTCTTGATGGTATTCCCAATGGATTTAGGAGGCCAAACGGCTTCTGATTATCGGGTTTAGTGGTCTTACATACGTGGCAAGACTCACAGTACGATCGCGTATCCGCCACCATATCTTTCCACCAAACATGATCCCTAAGATAGTCCACTGTCTTGGATGCTCCGAGATGCGCCAGAATAGAGTGTGCTTCCGAGATCAAGATTTCTTGAGCACTTCTCTGATTCACTGTTATTCTAGGAATGCATAAGACCTTGCCAGAATCTGAGTGCTTTAGATAAATCAAACCGTCAGATAACTCGAAATTCTTGAATTGCTTTGGGTCTTCCAAGATTTTCTTGAAGAATAAGTCTTCTGAGTATCTGTTCTTGACAATTGTTGTAAAGTCAGTTCCTGTAGCACGAGTGACTAGGTTCAAAAGAGAGGATGATTCGTCCAAGCGGTTGTTTGCGGCGATAAAATGCTTTTCTCCGCTCGGCACTTCAGTTGTTCCGGTGGCGGTGCTAGCCTT
Proteins encoded:
- a CDS encoding uncharacterized protein (CAZy:GT8) encodes the protein MPTAVAVISEIEATAGKWMSFYIVDCGLSFNDKETMKEVFPPSNRRVTISFIELPDGSDGSKGRQDPSWAKIDALGHLPIEWVLLLDSDILVCHDLGELWNLDLQGKPFAAARDVGFPMGHEGVQRGGPYFNAGVMLIDLAKFRTRLDSLVEVVGERPQTAYKDQDALDDFFHGEWQEIGVEWNATGLGTYAKMHAADRAAVWPNGELDKLKRSAKIVHFTGPVHPSLSRVLDEYNQPWTSKPWGYAGAPGHPFASDWFCSTWENGVERLGRVQ